Proteins encoded within one genomic window of Gallus gallus isolate bGalGal1 chromosome 1, bGalGal1.mat.broiler.GRCg7b, whole genome shotgun sequence:
- the LOC121107709 gene encoding heat shock transcription factor, Y-linked-like, with product MFQIEVLGKKGSLRVFGTESMKSFIRQLHVYGFTKMQRDSKRSASLPEFLAEEEAIAAHRKLLCYHNPYFRKDHPELLELCKHRVAQKRRAVAAPNPQEELNEGSPRSSPDAQPMEGTAAGPEKSLLTADPHQAYSHWHP from the exons ATGTTTCAGATCGAAGTACTGGGAAAGAAAGGATCTTTGAGAGTGTTTGGGACAGAAAGCATGAAAAGCTTTATTCGTCAACTTCATGTGTACGGATTCACAAAAATGCAGCGTGACTCCAAAAGATCTGCCTCACTTCCCGAGTTTCTGGCAGAGGAAGAGGCAATTGCTGCTCACAGGAAG TTACTTTGCTACCACAACCCATACTTCAGGAAAGAtcacccagagctgctggaactCTGCAAGCACAGAGTTGCCCAAAAGAGaagagctgtggctgccccCAACCCACAGGAAGAGCTGAATGAGGGCTCCCCAAGGAGCAGCCCAGATGCCCAGCCCATGGAGGGAACAGCTGCTGGGCCAGAGAAGAGTCTGCTGACAGCAGATCCACATCAGGCATACAGTCATTGGCATCCATGA